From Bacteroidota bacterium, the proteins below share one genomic window:
- a CDS encoding hydroxymethylglutaryl-CoA reductase, degradative — MQKSIKGFSKLSKEQKIAWVTHNFAKQPELATKLLKSYWHQELETQQLHDDFIENALTNYYLPFAVAPNFRINNKMYCIPLAIEESSVVAAASKAANYWNTRGGFKTKIISTTKIGQVHFIWEGADKSKLQSFFDTLIPEFHKSCEPITRNMRKRGGGILSIELRDKNDLIPHYYQIHARFETKDSMGANFINSVLEEFAKTLLSQIAKQDWTEQEKQVQIVMSILSNYTPECLVRAEVSCPVSELNEDLLSPDEFSTKFQRAVRIAEVEPHRAVTHNKGIMNGIDSVVIATGNDFRAVEACAHAYASRNGQYASLTHCEVKDDIFTFYIEIPLALGTVGGITSLHPMVKLAHELLGNPNAEELMQITAVTGLAQNFSALRSLTTTGIQKGHMKMHLLNILNQFGATENEKAQIVEYFKDKIVSYQSAVDAFHRFRNG, encoded by the coding sequence ATTCAAAAATCAATCAAAGGTTTTTCTAAACTTAGCAAGGAACAAAAGATAGCATGGGTTACGCACAACTTTGCTAAACAACCCGAACTTGCAACTAAATTGCTCAAAAGTTATTGGCATCAAGAGTTGGAAACTCAACAACTGCATGATGATTTTATAGAAAATGCACTGACTAACTATTATCTTCCATTTGCCGTAGCACCCAATTTTCGAATTAACAATAAAATGTATTGCATTCCTTTGGCTATTGAAGAAAGCTCTGTGGTTGCCGCAGCATCAAAGGCAGCCAATTATTGGAACACAAGGGGAGGTTTCAAAACCAAAATTATCTCTACGACAAAAATTGGTCAGGTGCATTTTATTTGGGAGGGAGCAGACAAATCCAAGTTGCAATCTTTTTTTGATACACTTATTCCAGAGTTTCATAAGTCTTGTGAGCCGATCACCCGGAATATGCGCAAAAGAGGAGGCGGTATTTTGAGCATAGAACTCAGAGATAAGAACGACCTTATTCCTCACTACTACCAAATCCATGCTCGTTTTGAAACCAAGGATTCAATGGGAGCAAACTTTATTAATTCTGTTTTGGAAGAATTTGCCAAAACCTTACTCAGTCAAATTGCAAAGCAAGATTGGACAGAACAGGAAAAGCAAGTACAGATTGTGATGAGTATTTTGAGTAATTACACCCCCGAATGTCTTGTTCGAGCAGAGGTTTCATGTCCGGTGAGTGAACTCAACGAAGACCTTTTGTCACCTGATGAATTTTCGACTAAATTTCAAAGAGCCGTTCGTATTGCTGAGGTAGAACCACATAGGGCAGTTACTCACAACAAGGGTATAATGAATGGGATAGACTCTGTAGTAATTGCAACCGGAAATGATTTCAGAGCAGTGGAAGCTTGCGCTCATGCTTATGCTTCGCGCAATGGCCAATATGCAAGCCTGACACATTGCGAGGTAAAAGACGACATTTTCACTTTTTACATAGAAATACCCCTTGCATTGGGTACTGTCGGAGGAATCACTTCTCTTCATCCAATGGTAAAATTAGCCCACGAATTGCTTGGCAATCCCAATGCGGAAGAATTGATGCAAATCACGGCTGTAACAGGACTGGCACAGAATTTTTCTGCCTTGCGCTCGCTAACCACAACCGGTATTCAAAAGGGGCACATGAAAATGCACTTGCTGAATATTCTCAACCAATTTGGTGCAACAGAAAACGAAAAAGCACAAATTGTTGAATATTTCAAAGACAAAATAGTCAGCTATCAGTCTGCGGTTGATGCGTTCCATCGCTTCAGAAATGGGTGA
- a CDS encoding isopentenyl-diphosphate delta-isomerase — translation MTPTSQRKSDHIKLAFDSIADGQDSRFCYEPLLSAHPDDSVIPQTKIGNKISRLPFWVSSMTGGAEKAGLINHRIAEACGKFGMGMGLGSCRIILENDKHFPDFDLRDKLGNEVPFMANLGIAQIEQVVKQNNYKTIENMVHALRADGLIIHVNPLQEWLQPEGDLITRAPIDTITTFIKHFNYPVWVKEVGQGFGRKSLKALIDLPIAGIEFGAYGGTNFAKMESMRTSGAALNPLAQVGHNANEMVEVLNLYYDKNPELFKNKIFVVSGGVKNFLDGYYYIHKLKASAIYAQASPLLKCALESTQAVEQFIASEKRGLMAAYSYLTLRS, via the coding sequence GTGACACCTACTTCGCAGAGAAAATCCGATCATATTAAATTAGCGTTTGATTCAATCGCAGACGGACAGGATTCCAGATTTTGTTATGAACCTTTATTATCAGCACATCCGGATGATTCCGTTATTCCTCAAACAAAAATTGGCAACAAAATATCACGACTGCCATTCTGGGTTTCCAGCATGACCGGAGGGGCTGAAAAAGCAGGATTAATTAACCATAGGATAGCAGAAGCGTGCGGTAAATTCGGCATGGGAATGGGTTTGGGTTCTTGTCGAATTATTTTGGAAAATGACAAGCACTTTCCAGATTTTGACCTTAGAGATAAACTCGGCAATGAAGTTCCTTTCATGGCTAATTTGGGCATAGCACAAATTGAGCAAGTTGTCAAACAAAATAATTACAAAACCATTGAAAATATGGTTCATGCACTCCGCGCAGATGGGTTAATTATTCATGTAAACCCTTTGCAAGAATGGTTGCAGCCGGAAGGAGATTTGATTACACGGGCTCCTATTGACACCATTACAACTTTTATCAAACACTTTAACTACCCTGTATGGGTAAAAGAAGTGGGGCAGGGCTTTGGCAGAAAAAGTCTGAAAGCCTTGATAGATTTACCTATTGCGGGGATAGAGTTCGGTGCTTATGGTGGAACCAATTTTGCCAAAATGGAATCTATGAGAACTTCGGGAGCGGCACTGAATCCATTGGCACAAGTTGGACATAACGCCAATGAAATGGTGGAAGTGCTGAATTTATACTATGACAAAAATCCTGAACTATTTAAGAATAAAATATTTGTGGTTTCAGGAGGTGTCAAAAACTTCTTGGACGGATATTATTATATACACAAACTCAAAGCATCTGCAATCTATGCACAAGCATCACCTTTGCTCAAGTGCGCATTGGAAAGCACACAAGCAGTAGAACAGTTTATAGCATCTGAAAAAAGAGGACTTATGGCTGCTTATTCCTATTTAACACTTAGATCATGA
- a CDS encoding proline dehydrogenase family protein: MAQNSAQIKLDFNNTQTAYGYLSNKQLSAAIKLFKMFNYPALVKYGPAFAGFSMKVGLPVKGLIKKTIFAHFCGGESIADSKAKINFLFEHNVKTILDYAVEGEASEAIFDATCQEVIRTVEESAVNDAIPFAVFKPTGVARFELLQKVSAGETLTPHEEAEFERTRGRFDAICKKGSELNVQVLIDAEHSWIQLAIDNLVLEMSEKYNKDRALIFNTLQLYRHDRVQFLKDCFEKYKFPLAFKFVRGAYMEIERERATQMNYRDPINPSKEATDRDFDEAVSICLHNIDRCEVLIGTHNEESCLKAAQLMAELNIAPNDNRVYFSQLLGMSDNISFIMAKAGYNVAKYVPYGPVATVLPYLSRRAQENSSIAGQSSRQLQLLVGEKNRRSKA, encoded by the coding sequence ATGGCACAAAATTCTGCTCAAATCAAACTTGATTTTAATAATACCCAAACAGCCTATGGATATCTCAGCAACAAACAACTGAGCGCTGCCATCAAATTGTTTAAGATGTTTAATTATCCGGCACTTGTGAAGTACGGACCTGCATTTGCAGGTTTTTCTATGAAAGTTGGACTTCCTGTGAAAGGGCTAATCAAAAAAACCATTTTTGCTCATTTCTGTGGCGGAGAATCAATTGCAGACAGTAAGGCTAAAATCAACTTTCTGTTCGAACACAATGTAAAAACCATCTTAGACTATGCGGTTGAAGGCGAAGCAAGTGAAGCTATTTTTGATGCCACTTGTCAAGAAGTAATCAGGACGGTTGAAGAATCTGCCGTAAATGATGCTATTCCTTTTGCGGTGTTCAAACCTACCGGAGTGGCGAGATTTGAACTGTTACAAAAAGTGAGTGCAGGAGAAACCCTAACCCCACACGAAGAAGCCGAGTTTGAACGCACACGTGGCAGATTTGATGCAATTTGCAAAAAAGGAAGTGAACTCAATGTGCAAGTACTCATTGATGCAGAACATTCATGGATACAGCTTGCCATTGATAATCTTGTGTTGGAAATGTCTGAAAAATACAACAAAGACAGAGCCTTGATTTTTAACACCCTCCAATTATACAGACACGACAGGGTTCAGTTTTTGAAAGATTGTTTTGAAAAATACAAATTTCCATTAGCATTCAAGTTTGTGAGAGGTGCATACATGGAAATTGAAAGAGAAAGAGCCACTCAAATGAATTATAGAGATCCTATTAATCCAAGTAAAGAAGCTACTGACAGAGATTTTGATGAAGCTGTTTCTATTTGTTTGCACAATATTGACAGATGCGAGGTTTTGATTGGCACCCATAATGAAGAAAGTTGTCTAAAAGCAGCACAGTTGATGGCGGAACTAAATATTGCCCCCAATGACAACAGAGTTTATTTCTCTCAATTATTGGGAATGAGCGATAACATCAGCTTTATCATGGCAAAAGCAGGATATAATGTGGCTAAATATGTGCCTTATGGACCGGTTGCAACAGTATTACCATATCTTTCAAGAAGAGCACAAGAGAATAGTTCGATTGCAGGTCAATCTTCCAGACAATTGCAGTTGTTGGTAGGCGAGAAAAACAGAAGAAGTAAGGCATAA